From Candidatus Cloacimonadaceae bacterium, one genomic window encodes:
- a CDS encoding CTP synthase, with amino-acid sequence MAKYIFVMGGVLSSLGKGIATASIGFLLKSMGYKVATQKFDPYLNVDPGTMSPFQHGEVFVTDDGAETDLDLGHYERFVDEALTRASSCSAGQIYETVIQNERKGVYLGKTVQVIPHVTDEIKSRITKLNAFYDIIITEIGGTVGDIESLPFLEAIRQMRLELGSQNSLYILLTYVPYIKSAGELKTKPSQHSAYKLREIGIQPDVLLCRSEKQFDNDIYSKIALFTNVPRDHVINAIDVKCVYEVPFTFQKAGLPQIICDQFNLETRPMDLSAWEKFLEDSTQPTDKVTVALCGKYVRHQDAYKSVEEALHHAAAFHRKKLQIKWVDSERSFKPGDLEKELSGADGILIPGGFGIRGIEGKISIAEYARIHNIPFFGICLGMQVAVIEFARNVCDLKDANSTEFDEFNQYPVINLMEEQRYIEMVGGSMRLGAYPCQLIPGSQAEKSYGIKVISERHRHRYEFNNQYRETLTEKGMALTGFSLDELLVEIIEIPKNDFHIGVQFHPEFKSRPQNPHPIFREFIGAACKFKQR; translated from the coding sequence GTGGCGAAATATATCTTTGTGATGGGAGGAGTGCTTTCTTCCTTGGGAAAAGGGATCGCAACGGCGTCCATCGGATTTCTGCTCAAATCCATGGGCTACAAAGTGGCAACGCAGAAATTCGATCCCTACCTGAACGTCGATCCCGGCACGATGAGCCCTTTCCAACACGGCGAAGTGTTTGTCACGGACGATGGCGCTGAGACCGATTTGGATTTGGGGCACTATGAAAGATTCGTCGATGAGGCGCTCACCCGCGCGTCAAGTTGCTCCGCCGGACAGATCTATGAAACCGTGATTCAAAACGAACGCAAGGGAGTCTATCTGGGCAAGACAGTTCAGGTGATCCCACACGTCACGGACGAGATCAAGAGCCGCATCACAAAGCTAAACGCCTTCTATGATATCATTATCACCGAGATCGGAGGCACGGTTGGCGATATCGAAAGCCTTCCCTTTTTGGAAGCGATCCGTCAAATGCGCCTCGAGCTCGGAAGTCAAAACTCGCTGTATATCCTGCTCACATACGTTCCCTACATCAAGTCCGCAGGCGAGCTGAAAACCAAGCCTTCACAGCACAGCGCATACAAACTGAGGGAGATCGGTATCCAGCCGGACGTCCTGCTCTGCCGTTCGGAAAAACAATTTGACAATGACATCTACAGCAAGATCGCCCTCTTCACAAACGTCCCCAGAGATCATGTGATCAATGCTATCGATGTAAAATGCGTCTATGAAGTACCATTTACTTTCCAGAAAGCCGGATTACCCCAAATCATTTGCGATCAATTCAACTTGGAAACAAGACCTATGGATCTGAGCGCCTGGGAAAAGTTTCTGGAGGATAGCACCCAACCAACGGACAAAGTCACCGTCGCGCTTTGTGGGAAATACGTGCGTCATCAGGATGCCTATAAAAGCGTCGAAGAAGCGCTGCACCACGCTGCTGCCTTTCACAGAAAGAAACTTCAGATCAAATGGGTGGATTCGGAACGAAGTTTCAAGCCCGGCGACCTGGAAAAAGAACTTTCCGGCGCGGACGGCATTCTCATTCCCGGGGGATTTGGAATTCGCGGCATCGAAGGCAAGATCAGCATCGCCGAATATGCCAGAATCCACAATATCCCATTTTTCGGCATCTGTCTCGGGATGCAGGTGGCGGTGATTGAGTTTGCCCGCAACGTCTGCGATTTGAAGGATGCCAACAGCACGGAGTTTGACGAATTCAACCAATACCCCGTGATCAATCTCATGGAAGAACAACGCTATATTGAAATGGTGGGCGGCTCCATGCGTCTTGGCGCCTATCCATGTCAACTGATTCCTGGCTCTCAAGCGGAAAAATCTTATGGGATAAAGGTGATCAGCGAACGGCACCGGCACCGCTATGAGTTCAATAATCAGTACCGTGAAACCCTCACCGAAAAAGGCATGGCGCTCACCGGTTTCTCGTTGGACGAACTCTTGGTGGAGATCATCGAAATCCCCAAAAACGACTTCCACATCGGCGTCCAATTCCACCCTGAATTCAAATCCCGCCCCCAAAACCCTCATCCTATCTTTCGCGAGTTTATCGGTGCAGCTTGTAAGTTCAAGCAAAGATAA
- a CDS encoding 4Fe-4S binding protein: MNKISTTIVIILLSGIAILLLLSGLGIFPRYETVPVCPVDAISMVGQKAVIDSNKCIGCKRCVIGIKVPVKQKSIIDIGGALAVEDSLQPRTVQSERELSSSVAPVAAQKPIKNVKPVETAKSTKPKVNPDKCIGCKLCVIYCPVDAITMVKGKAVIDADKCIDCGICINGNGDDFDGCPVSAISKP; this comes from the coding sequence ATGAACAAAATCTCCACTACTATCGTCATAATCCTCCTTTCCGGCATCGCTATATTGTTGCTGCTCTCCGGATTGGGAATCTTTCCAAGATATGAAACCGTGCCCGTCTGCCCAGTGGACGCGATCTCAATGGTAGGTCAAAAAGCTGTGATCGACAGCAACAAATGCATTGGCTGCAAGAGATGCGTGATCGGGATCAAGGTGCCGGTGAAGCAAAAATCGATCATTGATATCGGTGGCGCTTTGGCGGTGGAAGACAGTCTGCAACCACGCACTGTTCAATCTGAAAGAGAGCTTAGCTCCTCTGTGGCACCAGTGGCTGCGCAAAAACCAATCAAGAATGTCAAGCCGGTGGAGACAGCAAAAAGCACCAAACCCAAGGTCAATCCCGATAAATGCATCGGCTGCAAACTCTGTGTGATCTATTGTCCAGTGGATGCCATCACTATGGTCAAAGGCAAGGCGGTGATCGATGCTGACAAATGCATCGATTGCGGTATCTGCATCAATGGCAATGGTGATGATTTTGACGGCTGTCCGGTAAGCGCCATCTCAAAACCTTGA
- a CDS encoding aminotransferase class III-fold pyridoxal phosphate-dependent enzyme: MADKLKLDKSFALFEEAQTLVPGGVAGIRRPYNFVLGEYPIFFESGKGGHVIDVDGNEYIDYLCAYGPISIGYREEEIDDAVIDQIKNKGFCFSLTQQTQNELVKALKEIIPCCEMAAFVKTGSDATTIAIRVARAYTGKLKIARCGYHGWHDWCVEVKGGIPQKFYEDVIEFHYNDLHQLEEILKNNHDDMAAIIITPVGHPLAAEVQMPAPGYLEGVRKLADQYGCVLIFDEIRSGFRCHIGGAQALFGVTPDLSTIGKAMANGYAIAALVGISRIMKVMADKVFLSSTFFPNSDAQIAALKTIEFLKQNRVMETIAEKGWYFAEQVEKVIGESGMPVRFSGAPWMPFITFPKDETGLYKNLRNEFYTQLIRRGVFLQPYHHGYICYRHTKEDLDYTVNAIKESLAETKKLI; the protein is encoded by the coding sequence ATGGCAGATAAATTGAAACTGGACAAAAGCTTCGCGCTCTTTGAAGAAGCGCAGACCCTTGTGCCCGGCGGAGTTGCAGGGATCAGACGTCCCTACAATTTCGTTCTGGGAGAGTATCCGATCTTTTTTGAATCCGGCAAGGGCGGTCACGTGATCGACGTGGACGGAAACGAATACATCGATTATCTTTGTGCATACGGTCCCATCAGTATCGGTTACCGCGAGGAAGAGATCGATGACGCGGTGATCGATCAGATAAAAAATAAGGGCTTTTGTTTTTCTCTAACCCAGCAAACACAAAACGAGCTTGTCAAAGCGCTCAAGGAAATCATCCCCTGCTGTGAAATGGCGGCATTTGTCAAAACCGGCAGCGACGCTACCACCATCGCCATCCGCGTCGCCAGAGCTTATACCGGCAAACTCAAGATCGCGCGTTGCGGCTATCACGGCTGGCACGACTGGTGCGTGGAAGTCAAAGGCGGCATCCCGCAAAAGTTCTATGAAGACGTGATCGAGTTTCACTACAACGACCTGCACCAACTTGAAGAGATTTTAAAGAACAACCATGACGACATGGCGGCAATCATCATCACTCCGGTGGGGCATCCTTTGGCAGCAGAGGTTCAGATGCCCGCTCCCGGATACTTGGAAGGGGTGCGCAAACTCGCCGATCAATATGGCTGTGTGTTGATTTTTGACGAGATCCGCAGCGGTTTCAGATGCCACATTGGCGGAGCGCAAGCTCTTTTTGGGGTGACTCCGGATCTCTCCACTATCGGCAAAGCCATGGCAAACGGATATGCCATTGCCGCTTTGGTAGGCATAAGCAGGATCATGAAAGTGATGGCGGACAAGGTCTTCCTATCTTCGACATTTTTCCCCAATAGCGATGCCCAGATTGCAGCGTTGAAAACGATCGAGTTTCTGAAGCAAAACAGGGTGATGGAAACTATCGCCGAGAAAGGATGGTATTTTGCCGAACAGGTGGAAAAGGTGATCGGTGAATCCGGCATGCCGGTTCGTTTTTCCGGAGCGCCCTGGATGCCTTTCATCACTTTCCCAAAAGACGAAACCGGTTTGTATAAGAATCTGAGAAACGAGTTTTATACTCAACTGATTCGCCGCGGCGTGTTTTTGCAGCCCTATCATCACGGTTACATCTGCTATCGGCATACGAAGGAAGACCTGGATTACACGGTCAACGCCATCAAAGAATCCCTTGCAGAAACCAAAAAACTGATCTGA
- a CDS encoding ABC transporter substrate-binding protein codes for MLKSKRTLFAAKVIIISIVLLRIILFTISCSKSDNLPQAEQEASALASADSTDLFKIRFRPQWLHQAQFAGVYMALKKGFYRNYGLDVEIQSGGPDYPAYESLLNGSTDIVTLGLATAIAKTAQDHELVNLAQVSQKSALMLVGKKSPRLQSINDLNGKKVGLWRSDFQDLPLVFFQEKNLHVKVIPIDWTISLLLNDAVDMMNLMVYNEYHQVLMSGIDKEQLFEIRFSDIGYNFIEDGIYTTREFYEKNPVICKNFAEATMDGWLYAINHQDETLDVVLDIMRRNFIPANIPHQAWMLKTWADLILAKPTSIGVLEKRDFEFAQGLLLKNKVIPRKLDYERFYPHAAE; via the coding sequence ATGCTTAAATCGAAGCGAACGCTCTTTGCAGCGAAGGTGATCATCATATCGATTGTTTTGCTCAGGATTATCCTGTTTACCATATCCTGCAGCAAAAGCGACAACCTCCCGCAGGCTGAGCAAGAAGCATCAGCACTGGCATCTGCCGACAGCACCGATCTTTTCAAGATCCGCTTTCGACCCCAATGGCTGCATCAAGCTCAATTTGCCGGAGTTTACATGGCTCTGAAAAAGGGTTTTTATCGCAACTACGGTCTCGACGTGGAAATTCAAAGCGGAGGTCCAGACTACCCAGCCTACGAATCTCTCTTGAACGGGAGCACGGACATCGTCACTCTCGGACTGGCAACCGCAATCGCCAAGACGGCTCAGGATCACGAGCTGGTGAATCTTGCCCAAGTATCGCAGAAATCGGCGCTCATGTTAGTTGGCAAAAAAAGCCCCCGGCTGCAATCTATCAATGATTTGAATGGAAAGAAAGTAGGTCTGTGGCGTTCCGATTTTCAGGATTTGCCGCTGGTATTTTTCCAAGAAAAGAACCTTCACGTGAAAGTGATTCCCATCGATTGGACGATAAGCCTGCTTTTGAATGATGCAGTTGACATGATGAACCTGATGGTCTATAATGAATATCATCAGGTACTCATGTCGGGAATCGACAAAGAGCAGCTTTTTGAGATTCGTTTCAGCGACATCGGCTACAATTTTATCGAAGATGGAATCTACACAACCAGAGAGTTCTATGAAAAGAACCCGGTAATCTGCAAAAACTTCGCGGAAGCTACCATGGATGGATGGTTGTATGCGATCAATCATCAGGATGAGACCTTGGATGTGGTGCTGGACATCATGCGCCGCAATTTTATCCCGGCAAACATTCCCCACCAGGCATGGATGCTGAAGACTTGGGCTGATTTGATTCTGGCAAAACCAACCAGCATCGGAGTGCTGGAAAAAAGGGACTTCGAATTTGCCCAAGGCCTGCTGTTGAAAAACAAGGTCATCCCTCGAAAACTTGATTATGAGCGCTTTTACCCCCATGCAGCAGAATAA
- a CDS encoding SpoIIE family protein phosphatase produces MSAFTPMQQNKPTKAFAYSIISFVFISMAIIFTLSIMINRYFVSRIMLRNVLDSTTSIANETKLMIDNKLDKIMTMGMSLRYIKEQDLITKEKLDEYVFQMLRFNPDLTSVCISYDPTVDTIHRNRIYSLGQNVKNIQYLARGDFLYKDWFQIPQLTQSDHWSEPWFDEFGIRQLITSYSVPIRRDGKTVGVVRMDISLDYLENIIKPLQVKKTGFAFLISNHGTIITHPADSLMMNYSIFDLAELYEDIALRRIGQDMISGKTGFRQSTGNSFFRDEWIYHTPLISNHWSMAIVINHKEIFADLNSLFLLYILTSAVVFIATGWIIFFKTIQIHRPLQLLAKAANQIGSGDFDAELPSTSKVYEIQTLMDSFGTMQRSLKDYIANLHRVTEVKNKIFSEVVFASTIQKNLIPSNVEFATPRGEISAFGILEPAGEIGGDLYDYFMIDENHFCFDIADVLGKGIGAAMTMTMVTTLLRSIAPNYETPYDMLAVLNTFLCKNEQETNFVTIILGIIDLRTGQLCFSNAGHVPLYLRKKDRRVIKYGETHSTAIGVFDHIQIGSACVQLDPGDELIMFTDGITEAMSSKEILFGTERLEEILSKLQNPQPETTANAILNGVLKFSDPDQFGDDITILVIDFIHPHK; encoded by the coding sequence ATGAGCGCTTTTACCCCCATGCAGCAGAATAAACCGACTAAGGCTTTTGCCTACAGCATCATCTCTTTTGTATTCATTTCCATGGCGATCATCTTTACCTTATCGATTATGATCAACCGTTATTTCGTGTCGCGGATTATGTTGCGCAACGTGTTGGATTCCACCACCTCCATTGCCAATGAAACTAAGCTCATGATCGACAACAAGCTGGATAAGATCATGACCATGGGGATGAGCCTGCGCTACATCAAGGAACAGGACTTGATCACGAAAGAGAAACTGGACGAATATGTCTTTCAGATGCTGCGTTTCAATCCCGATCTGACCTCCGTCTGCATTTCCTATGATCCCACGGTGGATACCATTCACCGCAACCGCATATATTCCCTGGGGCAGAATGTCAAGAATATCCAGTATCTTGCCCGTGGAGACTTTTTATATAAAGACTGGTTTCAGATCCCGCAGCTCACCCAGTCCGATCATTGGTCAGAACCCTGGTTCGATGAATTTGGAATCCGGCAACTGATTACTTCGTATTCAGTTCCCATTCGACGCGATGGAAAGACAGTTGGTGTGGTGCGTATGGACATCTCGTTGGACTACTTGGAAAACATCATCAAGCCCCTGCAGGTAAAGAAAACCGGCTTTGCATTTTTGATCTCCAACCATGGAACGATCATCACCCACCCCGCCGATTCGCTGATGATGAACTACAGCATTTTTGATTTGGCTGAGCTATATGAAGATATCGCTCTGAGGCGCATCGGACAGGATATGATCAGCGGCAAAACCGGGTTTCGCCAAAGCACCGGCAATTCTTTTTTTCGCGATGAGTGGATCTATCATACACCCCTCATTTCAAACCATTGGTCGATGGCAATCGTCATCAACCACAAAGAGATTTTTGCCGATTTGAACAGCTTGTTTTTGCTATACATCCTCACCTCTGCCGTCGTTTTCATAGCTACGGGATGGATCATTTTCTTTAAGACCATCCAGATCCACAGACCTCTGCAGCTTTTGGCGAAAGCGGCTAATCAGATCGGATCCGGAGATTTTGACGCAGAATTGCCCTCCACGAGCAAAGTCTATGAGATTCAGACGCTCATGGATTCTTTCGGGACTATGCAGCGCTCGCTGAAAGATTATATTGCCAACTTGCATCGGGTCACCGAGGTAAAAAACAAGATTTTCTCCGAAGTCGTCTTCGCCTCCACTATCCAGAAAAATCTGATTCCTTCAAACGTTGAATTTGCCACTCCCAGAGGAGAGATAAGCGCGTTTGGCATTCTGGAACCGGCTGGGGAGATCGGTGGCGACCTTTATGATTATTTCATGATTGATGAAAATCACTTTTGCTTTGACATCGCCGACGTGCTTGGCAAAGGGATCGGAGCAGCGATGACGATGACGATGGTCACTACCCTGTTGCGTTCGATCGCGCCAAATTACGAGACTCCCTATGATATGCTCGCCGTGTTGAACACCTTCCTGTGCAAAAACGAGCAGGAAACGAACTTTGTCACCATCATTCTGGGCATCATCGACCTGCGAACCGGGCAGCTCTGTTTTTCCAACGCCGGGCATGTTCCGCTCTATTTAAGAAAAAAAGACCGCCGGGTGATCAAATATGGAGAGACCCATTCCACTGCCATCGGCGTGTTTGACCACATCCAGATCGGTTCCGCTTGCGTGCAGCTCGATCCCGGAGACGAGCTCATTATGTTCACGGACGGAATCACCGAGGCGATGAGTTCCAAGGAGATTCTTTTCGGCACCGAGCGCCTGGAAGAGATTTTGAGCAAGCTGCAAAATCCCCAACCGGAGACGACCGCCAACGCTATCCTCAATGGCGTGCTCAAATTCTCCGATCCGGATCAATTTGGCGACGATATCACCATCCTCGTCATCGATTTCATCCACCCGCACAAATAA
- a CDS encoding acetyl-CoA C-acetyltransferase: MKSVVVVCAKRTAIGNFGGAFKDVSAAQLGTAVLKALLEETGIQADRIDEVIIGNVCGAGMGQNVARQIAIHSGIPVSVPAYTVNKVCGSGMKSVALAALMIASGEAEIIIAGGSENMSQIPYVSMDTRWGAKMGNRELIDLMVRDGLSDVFNNYHMGITAENLAEKYAISREEQDAFAAASQNKTETAIFSGRFKDEIVPIEIPQRKGEPIVIDTDEMPRRGVTQDSLAKLRPAFKSDGSVTAANSSGINDGAAMIMLMSEDKANELGLEILARFVNSASAGVDPSEMGFGPVPAIAKVLQKANWKLGQIELAELNEAFAAQSLAVLKGLELENIGKLDHSIVNVNGGAIALGHPIGASGTRIIVSLLHEMKKRDLHKGLASLCIGGGMGIASLWER; this comes from the coding sequence ATGAAATCAGTTGTGGTCGTTTGCGCAAAACGAACTGCGATCGGTAATTTCGGCGGAGCGTTCAAAGACGTTTCCGCGGCTCAGCTTGGCACGGCAGTGCTCAAAGCTCTTTTGGAAGAAACCGGCATCCAAGCGGACAGGATCGATGAAGTGATCATCGGCAACGTCTGCGGAGCGGGAATGGGACAAAACGTCGCGCGCCAAATAGCAATTCACAGCGGCATTCCGGTTTCCGTTCCTGCCTACACTGTGAACAAAGTTTGCGGCTCGGGAATGAAATCGGTGGCTCTGGCAGCTTTGATGATCGCGTCCGGCGAAGCGGAGATTATCATCGCGGGCGGATCTGAAAACATGAGCCAGATACCTTATGTCTCAATGGATACCCGCTGGGGAGCCAAGATGGGAAATCGGGAATTGATCGATCTGATGGTCAGAGACGGACTCAGCGACGTTTTCAACAATTACCACATGGGCATCACTGCCGAAAACCTGGCAGAGAAATATGCTATCTCCCGGGAAGAACAGGATGCCTTTGCCGCTGCCAGTCAAAACAAAACCGAAACCGCTATCTTCTCCGGTAGATTTAAAGACGAAATCGTCCCCATCGAAATTCCCCAAAGAAAAGGGGAGCCGATCGTCATCGACACCGATGAAATGCCGCGCAGAGGCGTGACTCAAGACAGCCTCGCCAAGCTTCGTCCCGCGTTCAAATCCGACGGCAGTGTGACTGCCGCGAATTCTTCCGGGATCAATGACGGTGCCGCGATGATCATGCTCATGAGCGAAGACAAGGCAAACGAGCTTGGATTGGAAATCCTTGCCCGATTCGTGAACAGCGCTTCCGCGGGTGTTGACCCTTCTGAAATGGGTTTCGGACCTGTGCCCGCGATTGCCAAAGTATTACAAAAAGCAAACTGGAAACTCGGTCAAATCGAGCTGGCTGAGCTCAACGAAGCCTTTGCCGCGCAATCTCTTGCTGTGCTGAAAGGCTTGGAATTGGAAAACATAGGCAAGCTCGATCACTCAATCGTCAACGTCAATGGCGGAGCCATCGCTTTGGGACATCCCATCGGAGCCAGCGGCACTCGCATTATTGTGAGCTTGTTGCATGAAATGAAAAAACGCGATTTGCACAAAGGCTTGGCATCGCTTTGTATCGGCGGCGGAATGGGCATCGCCAGTCTGTGGGAAAGATAA